The DNA sequence ACGCCCCGGCCGCCGTGACGGCCCTGGCCGACCTGTGGAAACGTACGACGCCGAACGCCGCTCCGCACTGGCGGACCCGGTTCGCCTGGCACCTGGTCACCTACCTCACGACCGCCACGACCTGGGAGGCGGGAAACCGCGCCGAGGACGTGGTGCCCTCGGAGGACACGTACATCGCCAAGCGGCGGCACACCGGGGCCATCCATGTCTGTATGGACCTCATAGAGATCGTGGCGGGCATCGATGCCCCGGAGTCGATCCACAACGACCCCCGCTTCATCACCGCCCTGGAAGCCGCGTGCAACCACGTGTGCTGGGCCAACGACGTGTACTCCTTCGAGAAGGAGCAGATGCTCGGCGAGATCCACAACCTCGTCCACCTGGTCCGCCATCACCGGGGCCTCGGGGAGCAGCAGGCTCTGGACCACGTCGCGGAGCGCCTCGCGATGGAGACCGAGCGGTTCCTGACCGCCGAGGACGAGCTGCTGGAGCTGTATCCGGAGCTGTCCGGGATGCTGGTGCCCTACCTCGACGGGATGCGGAGCTGGATGCGCGGCAACCTGGACTGGTCGCGCCGGACACCGCGCTACAACCCCGCCGACGTGGGCCAGTACGAGGAGCCCGAGGAGTATCTGGAGGAGACCGTGCTGGGCGTTCCGTCCGCGCGCGCCGAGGCCGCCGCCCCCGCCCCGTGCGCGGCCGAGGCCCCGCCGGCCGGCTGACGCGGGCCGGGACGGACCGAGGGCCGTGCACCGGATACGGTGCACGGCCCTCGGTGT is a window from the Streptomyces sp. MMBL 11-1 genome containing:
- a CDS encoding terpene synthase family protein; the protein is MDSQLPDIYCPFPQRTNPHVAHTRGHLDSWTRRTGLVHRESARNRFEQADFGAFVGMVYPTADEEHLDLVADWFVWLFLVDDQLDDGHLGRSPDRVRDVVDRMRAVIDGSAPEPLPGEDAPAAVTALADLWKRTTPNAAPHWRTRFAWHLVTYLTTATTWEAGNRAEDVVPSEDTYIAKRRHTGAIHVCMDLIEIVAGIDAPESIHNDPRFITALEAACNHVCWANDVYSFEKEQMLGEIHNLVHLVRHHRGLGEQQALDHVAERLAMETERFLTAEDELLELYPELSGMLVPYLDGMRSWMRGNLDWSRRTPRYNPADVGQYEEPEEYLEETVLGVPSARAEAAAPAPCAAEAPPAG